The following proteins are encoded in a genomic region of Streptomyces gobiensis:
- a CDS encoding tyrosine-type recombinase/integrase translates to MAYRLYGEAPKANSVRTLNLSQESAEVLTQWRAKQNKAREEWSGVEAWVDSDRFFTHENGEELHPDWVSRRFKRLIELSGLPPVRLHDLRHISASLSLLQGNDIKVVQERLGHSSRQITSDTYTSVLPQLARREAESITSAIPRDVSYDVRQRLEIPSDAFRDDVAVIYAHGARYSGSRWSIGVKTRHDGDLLGEIRTTGRGPEHATNAAIKWIRDHCASAGFEVFRVDNLHDQYPEEERPCFTLVRFFIDRATGTGLEGWSPRPPAPDDTEAHEQDQKSRGKAA, encoded by the coding sequence GTGGCATACCGGCTGTACGGCGAGGCCCCCAAGGCCAACAGTGTCCGGACCCTCAACCTGAGCCAGGAGTCAGCAGAGGTCCTGACGCAGTGGCGCGCGAAGCAGAACAAGGCGCGCGAGGAGTGGTCCGGAGTAGAAGCCTGGGTCGACTCCGACCGGTTCTTCACGCACGAGAATGGCGAGGAGCTCCACCCCGACTGGGTGAGCCGACGCTTCAAGCGCCTGATTGAGCTATCCGGGCTACCTCCTGTCCGGCTGCATGATCTCCGGCACATCTCGGCCAGTCTGTCGCTGCTCCAGGGGAACGACATCAAGGTGGTCCAGGAGCGGCTGGGGCACAGCTCGCGCCAGATCACCTCGGACACCTACACCAGCGTCCTGCCACAGCTCGCACGCCGCGAAGCCGAGTCCATCACGTCCGCGATTCCCCGCGATGTCTCCTACGACGTCCGCCAGCGGCTTGAGATCCCCTCCGACGCATTCCGCGACGACGTCGCCGTCATCTACGCCCACGGCGCCCGCTACAGCGGCAGCCGCTGGTCCATCGGTGTTAAGACCCGGCACGACGGGGACCTCCTCGGCGAGATCAGGACGACCGGCCGCGGCCCGGAGCACGCGACCAACGCCGCGATCAAGTGGATACGGGACCACTGCGCGAGCGCAGGATTCGAGGTCTTTCGGGTGGATAACCTGCATGACCAGTACCCGGAGGAGGAGCGGCCGTGCTTCACGCTGGTCCGTTTTTTCATCGACCGCGCGACGGGCACGGGTCTCGAAGGGTGGAGCCCCCGGCCGCCCGCACCCGATGACACCGAGGCGCACGAACAAGATCAAAAGTCGCGGGGGAAGGCCGCGTAA
- a CDS encoding YtxH domain-containing protein, whose product MRHRWAFITGLAVGYVVGTRAGRERYEQLRRNAEEFVQNPAVRNTVESAAQTGRQAAARAAHVVTDKVGDRLPDPVAEKVRALCEPGRRPSPDENADWGVSNT is encoded by the coding sequence ATGCGGCACCGATGGGCGTTCATCACCGGCCTGGCGGTCGGGTATGTGGTCGGTACGCGGGCCGGGCGCGAGCGGTACGAGCAGCTGCGGAGGAACGCGGAAGAGTTCGTCCAGAACCCCGCCGTCCGCAACACGGTCGAGTCCGCCGCCCAGACCGGCCGCCAGGCCGCGGCCAGGGCGGCGCACGTGGTCACCGACAAGGTGGGCGACCGGCTCCCGGACCCGGTGGCCGAGAAGGTCCGCGCACTGTGTGAACCCGGCCGCCGCCCCTCGCCGGATGAGAACGCGGACTGGGGCGTGAGCAACACGTAG
- a CDS encoding NAD(P)/FAD-dependent oxidoreductase: MVDAHRTFVIVGGGLAGAKAAETLRAEGFTGRVILIGDERDHPYERPPLSKGYLTGAEERDSVFVHEPAWYAGADIELHLGQPAVRIDRATRCVHLGDGTLIQYDALLLATGAEPRRLDIPGTELAGVHHLRRLAHADQLRGVLTRLGRENGRLIIAGAGWIGLEVAAAARSYGAEVTVIEQEPTPLHTVVGPELGALFADLHREHGVRFHFGARLTEITGRDGVVLAVRTDDGEEHPAHGVLAAIGAAPRTALAEAAGLDLAPGIGGITVDASLRTADPAIYAAGDAAAVWHPMLDARLRVEHWANALHSGPAAARAMLGQEVSYERVPYFFSDQYDVGLEYSGWAPPGSYDQVVCRGDVGKREFIAFWLRDNQVLAGLNVNIWDVTETIQELIRSGRVVDPHTLADPGVPLATLLTE, from the coding sequence GTGGTGGACGCACACCGAACGTTCGTCATCGTCGGCGGAGGACTGGCCGGAGCGAAGGCCGCCGAGACCCTGCGAGCGGAGGGATTCACCGGCCGCGTCATTCTCATCGGAGATGAACGCGACCACCCCTATGAACGCCCCCCGCTATCCAAGGGGTATCTCACCGGCGCCGAGGAACGTGACAGTGTCTTCGTCCATGAGCCCGCCTGGTACGCGGGCGCCGATATCGAGCTTCACCTGGGCCAGCCCGCCGTACGTATCGACCGGGCCACCCGCTGCGTACATCTCGGCGACGGCACCCTCATCCAGTACGACGCCCTGCTGCTGGCCACCGGCGCCGAGCCGCGGCGGCTGGACATCCCCGGCACCGAGCTGGCCGGCGTGCACCATCTGCGCCGCCTCGCCCACGCCGACCAGCTGCGCGGAGTGCTCACCCGGCTCGGCCGGGAGAACGGGCGGCTCATCATCGCGGGCGCCGGCTGGATCGGCCTCGAAGTGGCAGCCGCCGCACGCTCCTACGGCGCCGAGGTCACCGTCATCGAGCAGGAGCCGACGCCGCTGCACACGGTGGTCGGGCCCGAACTCGGCGCTCTCTTCGCCGATCTGCACCGGGAGCACGGCGTCCGCTTCCACTTCGGCGCCAGGCTGACCGAGATCACCGGCCGCGATGGCGTCGTCCTGGCCGTACGCACCGACGACGGCGAGGAACATCCGGCCCATGGAGTGCTGGCCGCCATCGGCGCGGCCCCGCGCACCGCGCTGGCCGAGGCCGCCGGTCTTGACCTCGCCCCGGGCATCGGCGGCATCACCGTGGACGCCTCGCTGCGCACCGCGGACCCCGCGATCTACGCCGCCGGGGACGCGGCGGCCGTCTGGCATCCGATGCTCGACGCCCGGCTGCGCGTCGAGCACTGGGCCAACGCGCTGCACAGCGGCCCGGCGGCCGCCCGCGCCATGCTCGGCCAGGAGGTCTCCTATGAGCGGGTGCCCTACTTCTTCTCCGACCAGTACGACGTCGGTCTGGAGTACAGCGGCTGGGCACCGCCGGGCTCGTATGACCAGGTGGTGTGCCGGGGCGATGTCGGCAAGCGGGAGTTCATCGCCTTCTGGCTGCGCGACAACCAGGTGCTGGCCGGGCTCAATGTGAATATCTGGGATGTGACCGAGACGATCCAGGAGCTGATCCGCTCCGGCCGGGTGGTCGACCCGCACACCCTGGCCGACCCGGGTGTGCCGCTCGCCACGCTGCTCACCGAGTAA
- a CDS encoding ArsR/SmtB family transcription factor, producing MLRIHFASEDLNRLRLAAGPDPLWETVLSLHLLQNRDASLVFDPWRREVRARIARAGLTRSVESLIRLAPCASYFPDFLTPGQGIQDLETGLDQLMSTSRSRLTAELSMIFPKGPLPPGARRIAEGDPVALARLAEALRRYYAIAVEPYLDAVRERFAADRAKRAAAVLSGGPEALLSSYAPLLDWQGGALGLGQLEAAYPVARDMRLKDRPLTLIPSFFCVHTPIALVDESLDPVLVHPLDPPPGWLARTTRRQEEELASAPVGQLIGNTRAHLLELLDRPLTTSQLAGSLRMAASTASRHTTVLREAGLIASRRRGNSVQHTLTPLGKALLAGRIPANEWPRSG from the coding sequence ATGCTGCGTATCCACTTCGCCTCCGAGGACCTCAACCGGCTACGGCTGGCCGCCGGACCCGACCCGCTCTGGGAGACGGTGCTGAGCCTGCATCTGCTCCAGAACCGCGACGCGTCCCTGGTCTTCGACCCGTGGCGGCGCGAGGTACGCGCCCGGATCGCCCGTGCGGGCCTGACCCGCAGCGTCGAATCGCTGATCCGGCTGGCGCCCTGCGCCTCCTACTTCCCCGACTTTCTCACCCCGGGACAGGGTATCCAGGATCTTGAGACCGGCCTCGACCAGCTGATGTCCACCTCCAGGTCACGGCTGACCGCCGAGCTTTCGATGATCTTCCCAAAGGGGCCGCTGCCGCCGGGAGCGCGGCGGATCGCCGAGGGCGACCCGGTGGCGCTGGCCCGGCTGGCGGAGGCGCTGCGGCGCTATTACGCGATCGCCGTGGAGCCGTATCTGGACGCGGTACGCGAGCGGTTCGCGGCGGACCGGGCGAAGCGGGCGGCGGCCGTGCTCAGTGGCGGCCCGGAAGCGCTGCTCAGCAGCTATGCGCCGCTGCTCGACTGGCAGGGCGGCGCGCTGGGGCTCGGGCAGCTGGAGGCGGCGTATCCGGTAGCGCGGGACATGCGGCTGAAAGACCGGCCCTTGACGCTCATCCCGTCTTTCTTCTGTGTCCACACCCCGATCGCGCTCGTCGATGAGTCCCTGGATCCGGTGCTGGTGCATCCGCTGGATCCCCCGCCGGGCTGGCTCGCCCGGACCACGCGGCGGCAGGAGGAGGAGCTGGCGAGCGCCCCGGTCGGGCAGCTGATCGGCAACACCCGGGCGCATCTGCTGGAGCTGCTGGACCGGCCCCTCACCACCTCGCAGCTGGCCGGCTCGCTGCGGATGGCGGCCTCAACGGCCAGCCGCCATACGACGGTGCTGCGGGAGGCGGGACTGATCGCCTCCCGGCGGCGCGGCAACTCCGTACAGCACACCCTGACGCCCCTGGGCAAGGCGCTGCTGGCGGGGCGGATTCCGGCTAATGAATGGCCACGGTCCGGGTGA
- a CDS encoding deoxyguanosinetriphosphate triphosphohydrolase, whose product MYGTYDRTDIERWEPEPDKRPGRTAFQRDRARVLHSAALRRLAGKTQVVTPGSSAHAWDASPRTRLTHSLECAQVGRELGAALGCDADLVEVACLAHDLGHPPFGHNGEQALAQIAESCGGFEGNAQSLRLLARLEPKRFTADGRPVGLNLTRATLDAATKYPWPQGEHPTDPASPKFGVYTDDIPVFDWYREGAPVYQQCFEAQVMDWADDVAYSVHDVEDGLHAGYLDPNMLLADPERGEVFAVAAARYAPEGTEEAALAAALDRLLEQEWWPHGYDGTARAQARLKDATSQLIGRFCLAAEGATRAVHGGGPLTRYAAGLVVPLETRLECAVLKAVADRYVIQRPDQERLRAEQRVVLAELAQDLITRAPDGLDPQFRALYAQAPDDVARVRAVIDQIASLTDASARSLHARLTRTVAIH is encoded by the coding sequence ATGTACGGCACGTATGACCGCACCGATATCGAACGCTGGGAGCCCGAGCCCGACAAGCGGCCCGGACGCACCGCCTTCCAGCGGGACCGGGCGCGGGTGCTGCACTCCGCCGCGCTGCGTCGGCTCGCCGGCAAGACCCAGGTCGTCACCCCCGGGTCGAGCGCACACGCCTGGGACGCCAGCCCGCGCACCCGGCTCACCCACTCCCTGGAATGCGCCCAGGTCGGCCGGGAGCTGGGCGCCGCACTGGGCTGTGACGCGGATCTGGTCGAGGTCGCCTGCCTCGCCCACGATCTGGGTCACCCGCCCTTCGGGCACAACGGCGAACAGGCCCTCGCCCAGATCGCCGAGTCCTGCGGCGGTTTCGAGGGCAACGCCCAGTCGCTGCGGCTGCTGGCCCGGCTGGAACCCAAGCGCTTCACCGCCGACGGGCGCCCGGTCGGTCTCAACCTCACCCGGGCCACGCTGGACGCCGCCACCAAATACCCATGGCCGCAGGGCGAACACCCCACCGACCCAGCCTCGCCGAAGTTCGGCGTATACACGGACGACATCCCGGTCTTCGACTGGTACCGGGAGGGCGCACCCGTCTATCAGCAGTGCTTCGAGGCACAGGTCATGGACTGGGCGGACGATGTGGCCTACTCGGTGCACGATGTCGAGGACGGGCTGCACGCCGGGTATCTCGACCCCAATATGCTGCTCGCCGACCCCGAGCGGGGCGAGGTCTTCGCCGTAGCCGCCGCCCGCTATGCCCCCGAGGGCACCGAGGAAGCCGCGCTGGCCGCCGCCCTTGACCGGCTTTTGGAGCAGGAGTGGTGGCCGCATGGCTACGACGGCACGGCCCGCGCACAGGCCAGGCTCAAGGACGCCACCAGCCAGCTCATCGGCCGTTTCTGTCTCGCCGCCGAGGGCGCGACCCGGGCGGTGCATGGCGGCGGGCCGCTCACCCGCTATGCCGCCGGTCTTGTGGTGCCCCTGGAGACCCGGCTGGAGTGTGCGGTGCTCAAGGCCGTCGCTGACCGCTATGTGATACAGCGCCCGGACCAGGAGCGGCTCCGTGCCGAACAGCGCGTCGTGCTCGCCGAGTTGGCCCAGGATCTGATCACCCGTGCGCCGGACGGCCTCGATCCGCAGTTCCGGGCGCTCTACGCACAGGCTCCCGACGATGTCGCCCGGGTACGTGCCGTCATCGACCAGATCGCCAGCCTCACCGATGCCTCCGCCCGGTCCCTGCACGCCCGGCTCACCCGGACCGTGGCCATTCATTAG
- a CDS encoding MFS transporter: MSVMDGRTRPGSDLAGRYGMLTAMVLAVLGYQINATMLSPALPDVIDRLGTTTAAAGLSQTLFFLMAAIGQVTLARLSDGLGRKPMMIVCAVILIIGNVLCVFAPSIEIFIVGRVLQGVSAAMFTLSFLALNQLLTPAGFGKAAGIITAINGGLAGIDAIAGGHIADTIGFRGIFVVSTLIAIAGLIGVHRAVPDMPPAARDSKLDSRGVIALSLGLTGVLVGLAQGSTWGWTSGLTLLFLIGGLAAMVAFVLLQRSGANPIIDIEVLASRRAWPLLLTTVCTLGGAFGAIALTIPLFSQDARVGLGLTALAAAVLFLTPIQLIGVISAPYTGRIGPRIGWRRIVVTGAVCNVVIFAFATVFLHSTWVLFTALAALGVTYGGFMLTGLNGLAVTSSPKDKPGSLSGLNGACFGIGASLGIAIASALIAAGSDSQGVTEAGYTNAMYAALALLVIGLAAALLIEKPAERADDTGDAGDDEPQLVLTHH, translated from the coding sequence GGCCCGGATCGGACCTGGCAGGCCGCTACGGCATGCTGACCGCCATGGTGCTGGCGGTCCTCGGCTACCAGATCAACGCGACCATGCTGAGCCCCGCGCTCCCCGATGTCATTGACCGACTGGGCACCACAACCGCCGCGGCCGGTCTCTCCCAGACGCTCTTCTTCCTGATGGCCGCCATCGGCCAGGTGACCCTTGCCCGGCTCAGCGACGGACTCGGTCGTAAGCCGATGATGATCGTCTGCGCGGTCATCCTCATCATCGGCAATGTGCTGTGCGTCTTCGCGCCCAGCATCGAGATCTTCATCGTCGGACGCGTTCTCCAGGGCGTCTCCGCCGCGATGTTCACGCTGTCCTTTCTGGCGCTCAACCAGCTGCTGACCCCGGCGGGCTTCGGCAAGGCCGCGGGCATCATCACCGCCATCAACGGCGGCCTGGCCGGCATCGACGCCATCGCCGGTGGTCATATCGCCGACACCATCGGGTTCCGCGGCATCTTCGTCGTCAGCACCCTGATCGCCATCGCCGGTCTCATCGGTGTCCACCGCGCGGTCCCCGACATGCCGCCCGCGGCCAGGGACTCCAAGCTGGACAGCCGTGGGGTCATCGCGCTCTCCCTCGGCCTCACCGGTGTCCTCGTCGGCCTCGCCCAGGGCTCGACCTGGGGCTGGACCTCCGGCCTCACCCTCCTCTTCCTGATCGGCGGCCTCGCCGCGATGGTCGCGTTCGTGCTGCTCCAGCGCAGCGGTGCGAACCCGATCATCGATATCGAGGTACTGGCCTCCCGCCGTGCGTGGCCGCTGCTGCTCACCACCGTGTGCACGCTCGGCGGCGCCTTCGGCGCGATCGCGCTGACCATCCCGCTGTTCAGCCAGGACGCCCGGGTCGGCCTCGGGCTGACCGCGCTCGCGGCCGCCGTCCTCTTTCTCACCCCGATTCAGCTCATCGGAGTAATCTCCGCCCCGTACACCGGCCGGATCGGCCCACGGATCGGCTGGCGCCGGATCGTGGTGACCGGCGCGGTCTGCAATGTGGTGATCTTCGCTTTCGCCACTGTCTTCCTGCACTCCACCTGGGTGCTGTTCACCGCGCTGGCCGCGCTCGGCGTCACCTATGGCGGCTTTATGCTCACCGGCCTCAACGGCCTGGCCGTCACCTCCTCGCCGAAGGACAAGCCCGGCTCGCTCTCCGGTCTCAATGGCGCCTGCTTCGGCATCGGAGCCTCCCTCGGTATCGCCATCGCCTCCGCGCTGATCGCCGCGGGCAGCGACAGCCAGGGGGTCACCGAGGCCGGATACACCAACGCGATGTACGCGGCCCTCGCGCTGCTCGTCATCGGCCTGGCGGCCGCCCTGCTGATCGAGAAGCCGGCAGAGCGGGCGGATGACACCGGGGACGCCGGGGACGATGAGCCCCAGCTGGTGCTCACCCACCACTGA